A part of Hippopotamus amphibius kiboko isolate mHipAmp2 chromosome 16, mHipAmp2.hap2, whole genome shotgun sequence genomic DNA contains:
- the FKRP gene encoding ribitol 5-phosphate transferase FKRP, giving the protein MRLTRCQAALAAAITLNLLVLFYVSWLQHQPRNSRARGSRRGSASGPRVTILVREFEAFDNAVPEVVDSFLQQDPAQPVVVAADTLPYPPLALPRIPNVRLALLQPALDRPAAASRPETYVATEYVALVPDGARAEAPGQLERMVEVLRAGGTRLVAAPVVSANPARCLALNVSLREWTARYGPAPSAPRCDALDGDAVVLLRARDLFNLSAPLARPVGTSLFLQTALRGWTVQLLDLPFAAARQAPLATAHARWKAEREGRARRAALLQALGIRLVSWEGGRLEWFGCNKETPRCFGTVVGDTPAYLYEERWTPPCCLRALRETARYVVGVLEAAGVRYWLEGGSLLGAARHGDIIPWDYDVDLGIYLEDVGNCEQLRGAEAGSVVDERGFVWEKAVEGDFFRVQYSESNHLHVDLWPFYPRNGVMTKDTWLDHRQDVEFPERFLQPLVPLPFAGFMAQAPNNYRRFLELKFGPGVIENPEYPNPALLSLAGSS; this is encoded by the coding sequence ATGCGGCTCACCCGCTGCCAGGCTGCTCTGGCAGCCGCCATCACCCTCAACCTCCTGGTCCTGTTCTATGTCTCCTGGCTGCAGCACCAGCCCAGGAACTCCCGGGCCAGGGGTTCCCGCCGTGGATCTGCCTCCGGCCCCCGCGTCACCATCTTGGTGCGGGAGTTCGAGGCCTTTGACAACGCCGTGCCAGAGGTGGTGGACTCCTTCCTGCAGCAGGATCCAGCCCAGCCTGTGGTGGTGGCCGCCGACACACTCCCCTACCcgcccctggccctgccccgcaTCCCCAACGTTCGCCTGGCGCTGCTCCAGCCCGCCCTCGACCGGCCCGCCGCAGCCTCACGCCCCGAGACCTACGTGGCCACCGAATACGTAGCCCTGGTGCCGGACGGGGCGAGGGCCGAGGCACCGGGCCAGCTGGAGCGCATGGTGGAGGTGCTCCGAGCAGGAGGCACACGCCTGGTGGCCGCTCCCGTCGTTTCGGCCAACCCTGCCCGGTGCCTGGCCCTGAACGTCAGCCTGCGGGAGTGGACGGCCCGCTACGGCCCGGCACCTTCTGCACCCCGCTGCGACGCCCTGGACGGGGACGCCGTGGTTCTCCTGCGCGCCCGCGACCTCTTCAACCTCTCGGCCCCTCTTGCCCGGCCTGTGGGCACCAGCCTCTTCCTGCAGACCGCCCTCCGCGGCTGGACGGTGCAGCTGCTGGACCTGCCCTTCGCTGCGGCGCGCCAGGCCCCGCTGGCCACGGCCCACGCGCGCTGGAAGGCGGAGCGCGAGGGGCGCGCGAGGCGGGCGGCGCTGCTGCAGGCGCTGGGCATCCGTTTAGTGAGCTGGGAGGGCGGGCGGCTCGAGTGGTTCGGCTGCAACAAGGAGACCCCGCGCTGCTTCGGGACGGTGGTGGGCGACACGCCTGCCTACCTGTACGAGGAGCGCTGGACACCCCCGTGCTGCCTGCGCGCGCTGCGCGAGACAGCCCGCTACGTGGTGGGCGTGCTGGAGGCGGCCGGCGTGCGCTACTGGCTGGAGGGCGGCTCGCTGCTGGGGGCGGCCCGCCACGGGGACATCATCCCGTGGGACTACGACGTGGACCTGGGCATCTACCTGGAGGACGTGGGCAACTGTGAGCAGCTGCGGGGCGCCGAggcgggctcggtggtggacgagCGCGGCTTCGTGTGGGAGAAGGCCGTGGAAGGCGACTTCTTCCGCGTGCAGTACAGCGAGAGCAACCACCTGCACGTGGACCTGTGGCCTTTCTACCCTCGAAACGGGGTCATGACCAAGGACACGTGGCTGGACCACCGGCAGGATGTCGAGTTCCCCGAACGCTTCCTGCAGCCTCTCGTGCCCCTGCCCTTTGCCGGCTTCATGGCGCAGGCGCCTAACAACTACCGCCGCTTCCTGGAGCTCAAGTTCGGCCCCGGCGTCATCGAGAACCCCGAATACCCTAACCCGGCACTCCTAAGTTTGGCAGGAAGCAGCTGA